A genomic segment from Opitutales bacterium encodes:
- the trpC gene encoding indole-3-glycerol phosphate synthase TrpC: MDKLAEIMAWKRKEVAPRIRPITDRELSKLSEMQRSSISFAKALVREDGLAVIAEIKRKSPSAGEIKEVADAAEQARVYLNAEADALSVLTDEKYFAGTLRDLWDVIDFIETHQRTIPALRKDFMVHPIQIVEAAEAGARCILIIVRALNDDEIKMLYDSATQAGLDALFEVHTMEELERALKFEPKIVGVNNRDLTKFVTDLAISEEIIPQIPDDVVAVSESGIFTVEDAERASAVGANAILVGEALMRADDPEELMRGFHAC; encoded by the coding sequence ATGGACAAATTAGCAGAAATCATGGCGTGGAAACGCAAAGAAGTCGCGCCACGCATTCGCCCTATAACAGATCGCGAGCTTTCCAAGCTGAGTGAGATGCAACGCTCAAGTATCTCCTTTGCCAAAGCGCTCGTTCGAGAGGACGGCCTTGCCGTTATCGCGGAGATCAAACGAAAATCTCCCTCTGCCGGTGAAATTAAAGAGGTCGCCGATGCTGCTGAACAAGCGCGCGTCTATCTCAACGCCGAAGCCGATGCTCTCTCCGTCCTCACAGATGAAAAATATTTCGCCGGCACATTACGCGATCTTTGGGATGTGATCGATTTCATAGAGACTCACCAACGAACGATACCGGCCTTACGCAAGGACTTCATGGTCCACCCTATCCAAATTGTCGAAGCCGCTGAAGCCGGCGCACGCTGTATCTTGATCATCGTGCGCGCCCTGAATGACGATGAGATCAAAATGCTCTACGACAGCGCCACACAAGCCGGGCTAGATGCACTCTTCGAGGTGCATACAATGGAAGAACTTGAGCGGGCGTTAAAATTTGAACCAAAAATTGTCGGCGTAAACAATCGAGACCTGACAAAATTCGTCACCGATCTAGCGATCTCTGAAGAAATCATCCCACAGATCCCCGACGACGTGGTTGCCGTGAGCGAGAGTGGCATATTCACCGTAGAGGACGCTGAACGCGCTAGTGCTGTTGGAGCGAATGCCATCCTGGTCGGGGAAGCTCTGATGCGAGCTGACGACCCTGAAGAGCTGATGCGAGGCTTTCACGCCTGCTAA
- a CDS encoding MazG family protein, whose product METVRRLRAPDGCPWDQEQTHQSLACCLIDECSELLEAIDHADMPHMREELGDVLCQIVMHAQIAEENGYFAFEDVARELNEKLVRRHPHVFGNEDALDDSESVLKRWDQIKALEKNRPKPKGIFKDLPPQLPALRYAADVLKQIDRNNISPNANLVRNNIEKPISSVDEHKMGEHLFQIVVKCKEAGIDPETALRCFTTQLVEEIESRARKTG is encoded by the coding sequence ATGGAAACGGTTCGCCGGTTGCGAGCGCCTGACGGATGCCCTTGGGATCAAGAGCAGACCCACCAGAGTTTGGCATGCTGCCTCATTGATGAATGCTCCGAGCTTCTTGAGGCAATTGATCACGCCGATATGCCACATATGCGAGAGGAGTTGGGAGATGTTTTGTGTCAAATTGTGATGCATGCACAAATCGCCGAAGAAAACGGTTATTTTGCTTTTGAAGATGTAGCACGCGAGCTCAATGAAAAACTGGTGCGTCGTCACCCTCATGTGTTTGGAAATGAGGATGCGTTGGATGATTCAGAATCAGTGCTTAAACGATGGGATCAAATCAAAGCTCTGGAAAAAAATAGGCCAAAACCCAAGGGCATATTTAAAGATCTTCCGCCGCAACTCCCGGCACTGCGGTATGCGGCAGACGTGTTGAAGCAAATTGATCGCAATAATATTTCACCTAACGCTAATTTAGTTAGGAATAACATTGAAAAACCCATCTCAAGTGTAGATGAGCATAAAATGGGGGAACATTTATTTCAGATCGTGGTGAAGTGTAAAGAGGCTGGGATAGATCCTGAGACTGCCCTGCGTTGCTTTACCACACAACTTGTAGAAGAAATCGAATCACGTGCGCGAAAAACCGGCTAA